The segment GGGTTCCGGGGTTGTGTTGAGGAGGGTGGGCGCAGGCCTACTTGCGGCGTCAGCCGCAGTCCGGGGCATCGGCGCCTGGACGGTGGGGCCCTGTGTGGACGCGTTAAGTGCTTGGGGACTCAGGGGCACCGCGGGGCTGGCTGTGGCGTGGCCGGGGGTGTGCCCGGGACGACTGTGCGAGCCCAAGGGACTGCTTACGCTCGCCGGGGCCGCAGCAGCTGTGGGAGCACCCGTGGCTGGCGTGGAGGCCGTGCGCGTCGCTGGCCCAGACAATGTGCCGCTGCCAGGTGCCCGCGTGTGGGGTGAGGACGGGGTCCGCCAGGCAGACGCCGGGACGGGCGGCGTGGGCACCCCGGAGGTGGCTCCGTCAGGGGTCCCTTCTGCCGTCGCTGACGTGCCTGCCTCTGTCCTGTGTGTTGTCCCTGCTGTGACCGCAGGAGAGGTGGGGTCGCCTCCCCGAGTCCCTCTGGTCCATGCGATGGAAGAAGGTGTCACCGAGGTCATTCTTTCAGACGTTTCATTCAAGACTCTTGTCATGGTTTCCACGGATGAGTTTTGTTCTGAATTCTCCAGCGTCTTGTTGAGGACTGAGTACCATTAGGgtcagaaaagggaggaaaagatacGATCACCTTCAACCCTGTGCAGGTGGATCATTCAGAGACTGTCTTAATTTCCGGCCCGTGGGGCTGGCCAGGGAGGCTGTGTGGCGCCTTGCTTCTTAGCCCGGCAAACACGTCTCCCTCTCATCTCCTCCCTGCACACATCTGGCCCGCAGCCCATCACAGAGGCACTCGGAGCTTTGATTTAAAATCTCCTTTGCGCTCTCTGAACCCCAAGCCCATGGAAGGCTTCAGAGCTTCATTTTTTGATCCAATTCCCAAAATATCATAATCTCTCGCATTACAGGTGTGATCCGCCATTAAAAAAACCTATCCAACACACACCCAGGTTTACACAGCAGATAAACCGTTGCCCAGATATTCACACCACGCAAGAATTCTTGGCTTTATGATAGGATTCAAAGCGGGATTCCTGGAGatgaacggtgcctggcacagaggagaagCGCAACTAAACATGTGCTGTACGGATCGACAAACTCCCCAATAAAGACTAGGTTTaaggaaggaatgaaattttgcaagGCCAAGTAAGTGACCCTCTCAAGGCTCAGAGGCCAGGTCCCATGTTGGGGCCCAACAGACCTTCGCAGCCCAGCACCTGGGAGCTCCGGGGCCCCTGCAGGCCCGTCCAGCAGTCACACGGCTTTCTCACTTACGTGGACGCTGGGTTATCAGGTGGCTTTCAGATAGGGACCAGGAGGAAACCCAAATGAGCACGAGGGCTGTCCACATCTTGCAGGTGAGCTGGGAGCAAGGCTGGGTGGTGCCCGAGGCTCCCAGCCTGCCGTTCCTCAGGCTGCTAACAGTTCCCTGTTGCTTGGCTGAGGAATCTAAGGTCAAGAAGGAAGGCATTTGGTCAGTAACGCACGGGGCACAGGCCTGGCGATGCACCGGCTGTGGAGGGCTCCGAGAGAGCCCAGGGTGCCAAACATTCGGCAAACCCAGCCAAACGTTTCCCCTGGGGCCTGGCCTTCGGGAAGAGCATAACATGTCTCAGACATCTGTTCAGGGATCTGTCCAGCGCCTGCTCTGATGGGTTTATAGCACTTCTTAACCCAATCTCACTATGTGTCTTACTATCCCAACTCAGAGTCCAGAGTATGAAAGAAAGAGCAGCAGGGAGAGGGGCCAAGACTTCCAATCATCAAGATCATCCAAGTCTTCCTCCTCAACTTCTCTTGTGGCCTGCAGGACCCAAAGCACTTCTCTGCAACCGTGACAGCTGACCACATGGAAAGATTCCACTtacccatccccccatcccccacccatccatccatccattacccatccacccatcacctatccattcatccatccatccatccatccaccgcccaccacccatccacccacccccgcccatcccccacccacccactcatccCCCATCCACCACCCATCCCCCATCCACCACCCATTCCCCATCCactcatcatccatccatccacccacccatcccgcACCCACCGCCCATCCCCCATCCCTTCGTCCAATACTCCCTGAGTGCCTGCTCATGCTCCAGGCAGTGCACTCAGGACAGAAAGATGAAAGCCACACAgccccctcctccagggagcctgccTCCAATGGGAGACACAGAAAAGAGGTCAGTGTAGGCTGGTGCCAGCGTAGAGGGACTAAGTGTCGGGAAACAGGGAGGAGATGGCACCTGGGAGGCTGCGAAGGGTAAGGTGGAGGCTGGTCCTCTGTGCGGAGGCCCCAGAGGTGGGTGGGAGAAGACAGGGTGCTGCAGGGCCCACGAGGCACGGAATTCAGCTGGTGCGGGGTGGAGGCGGGGGCCTGGGAAGGTAACCTGGCTAGAAACACCTGAGCCACGTTCTGAAAGACGGCTGGGATCCACCGGTGGGAAAGGGGTCGGGAGCAGTGGGAGGAGCAGCAGGGCCAGTGGCCTGGGGACAGTGCAGTGAGACCTGGGCTTAAACGAGGCCTGGGGACAGTGCAGTGAGACCTGGGCTTAAACGAGGCCTGGGGACAGTGCAGTGAGACCTGGGCTTAAacgaggggagaggggagaggggagaggggagaggggagaggggagaggccaccacGGGGCAGCTTGGATTGTGGCGTTGGGGGAGGCAAGCCCGTGCAGGCCCGAGGCAGGGGTGTGACAAGCGAGGTGTTCCAGCAAGGGGCGGCTGGGGTGGCGATGCAGGGGGCAAGGCCTGAGGAGGCTGAGAGACTCAGTAAAGGGGTTCCACAGCAGGCGACAGAGGGTGGGCTAAGTGGACCTGGTCGCAGGAGCCCTGGTCTCCCAGGGTTACGGTGCAACTGCAGAAACGTACAGAGACGCCACCGCAGCTGAGCTTCACCAGGACGCGGGCTGCGTGCAGCCAGCACCGGTTTCCCGAGCGTACAGCGGGGGTCTCCCCACACTCACCCCGGGTCTCTCCCACGTGCTGGCAGGCTCAGGTCCCTCACCACAGGGGAACCGAGGGGGCAGGTGGCCTCAAGTGCCCCACCACTTCCTGACCTGCCGGTCCTGGGTGCGCCCTGATCCTGTTCTCAGCTCCGccccactgccggggtcccacgTGGCCGCCTGCAAAGCCCAGGTCCACTCGGACAACAGCCCAGTCACGTGCAACGAGGGCTATAGTCGCAAGACTCAAACTCGACGTGGGCACGGGGCAAGCAGGGCACAGTCTGCTGGGAGTCTGAGGGCAGGAGACTCCTGGGGGTGCCTCCACAATCAGTCCTGCCTGAAGATGCCCGAGGCCCTCGGCCTTTCCCCTGGCCTTCATGGCGAAGCTCTTGAGTGCCACAGAACGTCTCGGAAGGGAGCCTTCAGGCCACTCTGAACGAAACGTCCTCACGGACTCCTCGCCTTGGCACGGATGCTAAATGCTGCTCTCCACGGCCCTGCGGCCAGGCTGCCCTCGTGCTGAGCAGGGCAGGCTCACTGGCTTCCCAGCAGTCCCAAGGGTCACCTTCAAGCGTCCCCATCCTGGGCCTGCTCCATCTGCCATGACACAGCTGCCAGAAAGATCTTTGTAACCCACAAAGCTGACCCTGCCTCCAATGCTTAAACCCCCTGCTCTCCCAGGATAACTCCTAAGCTGCTTAACATGGTGAGGCCGCCTTCAAAGTCTgacccccagcctctcccctgtGAGCCCACCCTCACCAGACACGTGAAATACCTGCAGTTCCTGGCCCAGCCCGGCCCCCTCCAGGAGCACTTCCAGCCCTGCTGGCAGGCCCCATGCAGCACAAAGGGGCATCTAGAGGTGGCTTTCTTTCTCCTGTGAGCAGCGGGGACTCCTGCAAAGTGGCCCCATGACTGGAAAAACCCCTTCAAGCACAGACTCTGCAGGAAGGCTgggcactcccctcccccacgctTCTAATCCCTTCTTGAGAGTCGCCAACTTTAGTTTAGGTTCATGGCGCGCTCTCCCGCCAAAACTGTCCACGAGAGCTCCTGGTGTCTTCCAGGTTTAGAAAGGTTCCCCAGCCCTACAAACCACAGATTTTCATCTATTTTCTCGAGAGCAAAAGGCATTCTTTGTTCTGACTGAAAcaagagggggtggggtggggagagaagaaacAGACCAATGTCATGAGGGGGAAGGACTGAACCAGGGAGGTTTCAGGCACAAAGAGCTCCCACCGCCCCCCCCATTAGCTGAAGTAAATGCAGCTGGGCTCTCCGTAAATAAGTGTATTTAAACGACTCCCTCTTTGGCCACTCACGTCCACTGAATGCATTAAAAATGCCACCACGGAGCCCAACATGCTCCCCTAGTCTGAGCCCTGGATCTGACAGGGGCTTCCTGAATGCACCCCAGGCGTTCCActgccacctcactacaaatctcCGAAGCAGACTCAGGAAACATTTTCCTCTAGAGAGCCAGAGAGCAGATATTTTAGATTTCTGTGGGCCATACGGTCTGTCTTAGCTACTCAAGTCTGCAAAAGCAGTCATGGATCATAGGTATGTGATGGGTGTGGCTGGGTcccgataaaactttatttacaaaaacaggcagcagcgGGCGGACGCAGGCCGAAGTTTGCCACCCCCGCCTCTGGCACTTCAGAGCTGATGCTCCAGCTAAGGCAGGAGGAACTGATTCAAGGGCCCGAATGGGTTTCCGCCTTCCCGTCCACTTCCTCATACTGGAATAGACACGGGCCGTCCCATTTTTGGTCCAGGGACAGACTCTAGTCGGTCTCCTCCCAGGGCCCCTTCTGCTATGAGGCGCCCCCT is part of the Kogia breviceps isolate mKogBre1 chromosome 7, mKogBre1 haplotype 1, whole genome shotgun sequence genome and harbors:
- the C7H11orf24 gene encoding uncharacterized protein C11orf24 homolog isoform X2: MTRVLNETSERMTSVTPSSIAWTRGTRGGDPTSPAVTAGTTHRTEAGTSATAEGTPDGATSGVPTPPVPASAWRTPSSPHTRAPGSGTLSGPATRTASTPATGAPTAAAAPASVSSPLGSHSRPGHTPGHATASPAVPLSPQALNASTQGPTVQAPMPRTAADAASRPAPTLLNTTPEPGSPSSASASMTVGTTTKAPQPAAGTAPAPAPQTSPAPPTQPSPVTSMPGPAGPGTAQTPEQGAPEAAPGTSAVGPTPGSPGDSKVPATDSCPLSTQGRYLVVSSEPLAQSPVNRSFLLAVLLLGVTLFITVLVLFALQAYESYKKKGYTQVDYLINGMYADSET
- the C7H11orf24 gene encoding uncharacterized protein C11orf24 homolog isoform X1; translated protein: MWTALVLIWVSSWSLSESHLITQRPLLNKTLENSEQNSSVETMTRVLNETSERMTSVTPSSIAWTRGTRGGDPTSPAVTAGTTHRTEAGTSATAEGTPDGATSGVPTPPVPASAWRTPSSPHTRAPGSGTLSGPATRTASTPATGAPTAAAAPASVSSPLGSHSRPGHTPGHATASPAVPLSPQALNASTQGPTVQAPMPRTAADAASRPAPTLLNTTPEPGSPSSASASMTVGTTTKAPQPAAGTAPAPAPQTSPAPPTQPSPVTSMPGPAGPGTAQTPEQGAPEAAPGTSAVGPTPGSPGDSKVPATDSCPLSTQGRYLVVSSEPLAQSPVNRSFLLAVLLLGVTLFITVLVLFALQAYESYKKKGYTQVDYLINGMYADSET
- the C7H11orf24 gene encoding uncharacterized protein C11orf24 homolog isoform X3, giving the protein MWTALVLIWVSSWSLSESHLITQRPLLNKTLENSEQNSSVETMTRVLNETSERMTSVTPSSIAWTRGTRGGDPTSPAVTAGTTHRTEAGTSATAEGTPDGATSGVPTPPVPASAWRTPSSPHTRAPGSGTLSGPATRTASTPATGAPTAAAAPASAYESYKKKGYTQVDYLINGMYADSET